From a region of the Corallococcus coralloides DSM 2259 genome:
- a CDS encoding helicase C-terminal domain-containing protein, with product MGSSELFTRHVFLDLETTGLDPRVDEVIEVGCLFFEHGREVDRFSRLYSASRPLNLTIRRLTGLSDAQLSGQPRFDAERAQLRERLKGWTVVAHNAPFEKGFLPDVLGGVPVLDSCELMHYLHPELPSHSLESLMRWAKLGSQQPHRALHDCVAVHAVLVHALDGCVRDGRAEDVADLLSTMDPRARAALGPTPLLDALSEEDARDLAMDAEARPLLELLSRLWEACRATPVPLSLETTGGFLRARPERKRANGGRPPPEPELDATPLPVRPEEVAQVLGPGGALERGGGFLSRPAQLEMAQAVARTLSDGGQVAVEAGTGTGKSLAYLTPAALFAARNGLKVGVAPHTKTLQDQLLEKDLPRLHQATGGAFGYALLKGQTNYLCRRRALEATRVEPGMNHTARAPRAYVRAYLRRSVDGDLDRLSHWFRERFPGMHGLVPAVRSEAATTLGERCPHHHKCFYHSAVAQAREADVLVINQSLAFAWPARYGRLDHLVLDEAHELEDVATTALTVELSDLAFLRLTERLHGRDGRRGLFAELRRALAATRRDESRVLMSEVDDALRTLLQEARALGEQVTALCEPAAAMPGEDADDAAYAPELRVTDAVRALPAWEPVREGLVAVRTALQRVHTLLSVRVLAALPELAVKQPSLERELAGATTELGELSVLAGELAGEPDAKRCYAARAEPRKQRWSVGAQPVDVSESVAKDFAANKRALVMASATLGTGDGVPFVLKRLGLRPPILRAPSPFHLGQQALVVLVTDAPRAHEEPFIDWASGRISGLAQVMGGRVLGLFASTRRLERVSREVQARLEPHGIEVLRQSRGHGRSLAARQERDTGTVLLGTKSFWQGVDIPGRGVGCVFIDKLPLEPASRPLVAAREEPLAKAGNEYLGFLQYRLPRALLLLRQGVGRLIRSTTDRGIVVVADPGHASYRPLLLQALAGYRVVALPWAQARLLLHSELMQMGLTADTARV from the coding sequence ATGGGCAGCTCGGAGCTCTTCACCCGGCACGTCTTCCTGGACCTCGAAACGACGGGGCTCGACCCCCGCGTGGACGAGGTCATCGAGGTGGGCTGCCTCTTCTTCGAGCACGGCCGGGAGGTGGACCGCTTCTCCCGGCTGTATTCGGCCTCGCGCCCGCTCAACCTCACCATCCGCCGGCTCACCGGCCTCTCCGACGCGCAGCTCTCCGGACAGCCCCGCTTCGACGCGGAGCGCGCCCAGCTGCGGGAGCGGCTCAAGGGCTGGACGGTGGTGGCGCACAACGCCCCCTTCGAGAAGGGCTTCCTGCCGGACGTGCTCGGCGGCGTGCCGGTGCTCGACTCGTGCGAGCTGATGCACTACCTGCACCCGGAGCTGCCCAGCCACTCGCTGGAGTCGCTGATGCGGTGGGCGAAGCTGGGCTCGCAGCAGCCGCACCGGGCGCTCCACGACTGCGTGGCGGTGCACGCGGTGCTGGTGCACGCGCTGGATGGCTGCGTGCGCGACGGGCGCGCGGAGGACGTGGCGGACCTGTTGTCCACGATGGACCCCCGGGCCCGCGCGGCGCTGGGGCCCACGCCGCTGCTGGATGCGCTTTCCGAAGAGGACGCTCGCGACCTGGCGATGGACGCGGAGGCGCGCCCGCTCTTGGAGCTGCTCTCGCGGCTGTGGGAGGCGTGCCGGGCCACGCCGGTGCCTCTGAGCCTGGAGACGACGGGCGGCTTCTTGCGCGCGCGGCCGGAGCGCAAGCGCGCGAATGGCGGCAGGCCTCCCCCGGAACCCGAGCTGGACGCGACGCCGCTGCCGGTGCGGCCGGAAGAGGTGGCCCAGGTACTGGGGCCCGGCGGCGCGCTGGAGCGGGGCGGCGGGTTCCTGTCGCGGCCCGCGCAGCTGGAGATGGCGCAGGCGGTGGCGCGCACGCTGTCGGACGGCGGGCAGGTGGCGGTGGAGGCCGGCACGGGCACGGGCAAGTCGCTGGCGTACCTCACGCCCGCGGCGCTGTTCGCCGCGCGCAACGGGCTGAAGGTGGGCGTGGCGCCGCACACGAAGACGCTCCAGGACCAGCTCCTGGAGAAGGACCTGCCCCGGCTGCACCAGGCCACGGGCGGCGCGTTCGGCTACGCGTTGCTCAAGGGCCAGACGAACTACCTGTGCCGCCGCCGCGCGCTGGAGGCCACGCGCGTGGAGCCGGGGATGAACCACACGGCACGAGCGCCCCGGGCCTACGTGCGCGCGTACCTGCGCCGCAGCGTGGACGGGGACCTGGACCGGCTGAGCCACTGGTTCCGCGAGCGCTTCCCGGGCATGCACGGGCTGGTGCCGGCGGTGCGCTCCGAGGCGGCGACGACGCTGGGCGAGCGGTGCCCGCATCACCACAAGTGCTTCTACCACTCGGCGGTGGCGCAGGCGCGCGAGGCGGACGTGCTGGTCATCAACCAGTCGCTCGCGTTCGCGTGGCCCGCGCGCTACGGGCGTCTGGACCACCTGGTGCTGGACGAGGCGCACGAGCTGGAGGACGTGGCCACCACCGCGCTCACGGTGGAGCTGTCCGACCTGGCCTTCCTGCGCCTCACGGAGCGGCTGCACGGACGCGACGGGCGCCGGGGCCTCTTCGCGGAATTGCGCCGGGCGCTCGCGGCCACGCGCCGGGACGAGTCCCGCGTGCTGATGTCCGAGGTGGACGACGCCCTGCGCACGCTGCTCCAGGAGGCGCGCGCGCTGGGCGAACAGGTGACGGCCCTGTGCGAGCCCGCGGCGGCCATGCCCGGCGAGGACGCGGACGACGCGGCCTACGCGCCGGAGCTGCGGGTGACGGACGCGGTGCGCGCCCTGCCCGCCTGGGAGCCCGTGCGCGAGGGACTGGTGGCGGTGCGCACGGCGCTGCAACGCGTGCACACGCTGCTGTCCGTGCGGGTGCTGGCGGCGCTGCCGGAGCTGGCGGTGAAGCAGCCTTCGCTGGAGCGGGAGCTGGCCGGGGCCACCACGGAGCTGGGCGAGCTGTCGGTGCTGGCTGGTGAGCTGGCCGGTGAGCCGGATGCGAAGCGCTGCTATGCGGCGCGGGCGGAGCCTCGGAAGCAGCGCTGGAGCGTGGGCGCGCAGCCGGTGGACGTGTCCGAGTCCGTGGCGAAGGACTTCGCCGCGAACAAGCGCGCGCTGGTGATGGCTTCCGCCACGCTGGGCACGGGTGACGGTGTTCCCTTCGTGTTGAAGCGGCTGGGGCTCAGGCCGCCCATCCTGCGCGCGCCCTCGCCGTTCCACCTGGGACAGCAGGCGCTGGTGGTGCTGGTGACGGACGCGCCGCGCGCGCACGAGGAGCCGTTCATCGACTGGGCCTCCGGGCGCATCTCCGGGCTGGCGCAGGTGATGGGCGGCCGGGTGCTGGGCCTGTTCGCGTCCACGCGGCGGCTGGAGCGCGTGTCGCGAGAGGTGCAGGCGCGGCTGGAGCCGCACGGCATCGAGGTGCTGCGCCAGTCGCGCGGCCACGGCCGTTCGCTGGCGGCGCGGCAGGAGCGCGACACGGGCACGGTGCTGCTGGGTACCAAGAGCTTCTGGCAGGGCGTGGACATCCCCGGGCGCGGCGTGGGGTGTGTCTTCATCGACAAGCTGCCCCTGGAGCCAGCGTCACGGCCGCTGGTGGCCGCGCGCGAGGAGCCGCTGGCGAAGGCGGGCAACGAGTACCTGGGCTTCCTCCAGTACCGGCTGCCGCGCGCGCTGCTGCTGCTGCGCCAGGGTGTCGGGCGGCTCATCCGCTCCACCACGGACCGGGGCATCGTCGTGGTGGCGGACCCCGGACACGCGAGCTACCGGCCGCTGCTGCTCCAGGCGCTCGCGGGCTACCGGGTGGTCGCGCTGCCTTGGGCGCAGGCGCGGCTGCTGCTGCACTCCGAGCTGATGCAGATGGGGCTCACCGCGGACACCGCGCGGGTGTGA
- a CDS encoding HAMP domain-containing protein, which translates to MTTTTAQAPTTKRRWRNFLLDAPFQLKLTAYIVGVTLVMAALLGIFLVRAANSLMHETATAVDARSAAAEVSRELSGATLSNELMAHMNDPAFEKQFREQAQAIDAKYEAERTAIVAQRAELERHQQLTWWVLGGCLVTFIAVVALATIVVTHRMAGPLFRIKRMMREVAEGQLNPPQHGLREGDELQDVFEAARDMTQRLRAQQTEDARALSEALAQAKTSGATGPWVDELSALEARYRERLAR; encoded by the coding sequence ATGACGACGACCACGGCCCAGGCCCCGACGACGAAGCGCCGCTGGCGCAACTTCCTGCTCGACGCGCCCTTCCAGCTGAAGCTCACCGCGTACATCGTCGGTGTGACGCTGGTGATGGCGGCGCTCCTGGGCATCTTCCTGGTGCGCGCGGCGAACTCGCTGATGCACGAGACGGCGACGGCGGTGGACGCCCGCTCGGCCGCGGCGGAGGTGAGCCGCGAGTTGTCCGGAGCCACGCTCTCCAACGAGCTGATGGCCCACATGAACGACCCGGCGTTCGAGAAGCAGTTCCGCGAGCAGGCGCAGGCCATCGACGCCAAGTACGAGGCGGAGCGCACGGCCATCGTCGCGCAGCGCGCGGAGCTGGAGCGCCACCAGCAGCTGACGTGGTGGGTGCTGGGCGGCTGCCTGGTGACGTTCATCGCGGTGGTGGCGCTGGCGACCATCGTGGTGACGCACCGGATGGCGGGCCCGCTGTTCCGCATCAAGCGCATGATGCGCGAGGTGGCCGAAGGCCAGCTGAACCCGCCGCAGCACGGCCTGCGCGAAGGCGATGAGCTGCAGGACGTCTTCGAGGCCGCGCGGGACATGACCCAGCGGCTGCGCGCGCAGCAGACCGAGGACGCGCGCGCGCTGTCGGAGGCCCTGGCGCAGGCGAAGACGAGCGGCGCCACGGGCCCCTGGGTGGACGAACTGTCCGCCCTGGAGGCGCGCTACCGCGAGCGGCTGGCGCGGTAG
- a CDS encoding HEAT repeat domain-containing protein, translating to MRLPTALLLIFFLLPSAALAQGDTRITFLGRQLEKGRDPRARSQAALVLGATEDPEAVTPLCGGLKDPSELVRAAVAKGLGALLEPKGLDCLQSVQGEADATVQAAVAESIKAIKAYQARRPRFYLSLDALKDKTGSVPAELVKVTEARLRSKLVRRGAQMAPEKESKAAAKGALKKLGVHGYRITAEIQKTDSGGLRLALLCMTYPEQSLMGQVEVNAAGAPPADLLKALIPRAIEEAAATFDWSSET from the coding sequence ATGCGGCTGCCGACAGCACTCCTGCTCATCTTCTTCCTGCTGCCGAGCGCTGCGCTGGCGCAGGGAGACACGCGCATCACCTTCCTGGGTCGTCAGCTGGAAAAGGGAAGGGATCCGCGTGCACGCTCACAAGCCGCGCTGGTGTTGGGCGCCACCGAGGATCCAGAAGCGGTGACGCCGCTGTGCGGCGGCCTCAAGGACCCGAGCGAGCTGGTGCGCGCGGCGGTGGCCAAGGGGCTGGGCGCGCTCCTGGAGCCCAAGGGGCTCGACTGCCTCCAGTCGGTGCAGGGAGAGGCGGACGCCACGGTGCAGGCGGCGGTGGCGGAGTCCATCAAGGCCATCAAGGCGTACCAGGCGCGCCGGCCGCGCTTCTACCTGTCGCTGGACGCGCTGAAGGACAAGACGGGCAGCGTGCCCGCGGAGCTCGTGAAGGTGACGGAGGCGCGGCTTCGTTCCAAGCTGGTGCGCCGGGGCGCGCAGATGGCGCCGGAGAAGGAGTCGAAGGCCGCGGCGAAGGGCGCGCTCAAGAAGCTGGGCGTGCACGGCTACCGCATCACGGCGGAGATCCAGAAGACGGACAGTGGAGGCCTGCGCCTGGCACTCTTGTGCATGACGTACCCGGAGCAGTCCCTGATGGGACAGGTGGAAGTGAACGCCGCGGGAGCTCCGCCCGCGGACCTGTTGAAGGCCCTGATCCCCCGAGCCATCGAGGAAGCCGCCGCGACCTTCGACTGGAGCAGCGAGACATGA
- a CDS encoding S53 family peptidase — MKRGIILTGVLLLAGWMSGCRDSDRLTSVGKPRPPGPTPVESTPTLPDSETSQPPPGRPPPEPEVVDPPPPDPEAEVLDPTPIPTTEGVPGPLPGVYTDKGEAPETDLIRGLVSFPIRDPAALEQRIADIYKPGGPRFRQYMTPAEWMAKHAPPEKDVNIVVDWLKSEGMQVPYVATNRLLVQFVGTVGQFNKAFGVKVIILSRKSPQGGNEPHDVYGLTDTLKAPTFVQQRIHAVATLDLPAETGTLPGEFGQPSTEPPNPVSRGLTPQQVARAYNVDSLYEQGYQGQGMKLGVVIGASFRWKDVRAFWKMWGIEREDPKVIQTMEPPVTRYREGTLDVEWAAAMAPKAEVHVYMGPDARNTSMLYTYNEAIARGEVSVITTSFAHREDSEPRAVQEAYSHSSTMAAALGITVAAASGDSAGVDMPGNSPYVTAVGGTQLKMNGMTVTGETAWYYSGSGITRTFATPEWQKGLYPMPAKRAVVDVALNADTGFWYTWLGVTTPNTGTSFSSPIFAGLITVVNGARAEAQKPRVGWLNSQLYTLPEVQQTFRDITVGVTDRQYEAGPGWDIPTGWGAPNAEGLLRTLP; from the coding sequence ATGAAGCGCGGAATCATCCTGACAGGTGTTCTGCTGCTGGCGGGGTGGATGAGCGGCTGCCGTGACTCGGACCGCCTGACGTCGGTGGGCAAGCCGCGACCTCCCGGGCCAACCCCGGTGGAATCCACGCCCACCCTTCCCGACTCCGAGACCTCACAGCCCCCCCCCGGCCGGCCACCGCCGGAGCCGGAGGTGGTGGACCCGCCGCCGCCCGACCCGGAGGCGGAGGTGTTGGACCCCACGCCCATCCCGACGACGGAGGGCGTCCCCGGACCGCTGCCCGGCGTCTACACGGACAAGGGCGAGGCGCCGGAGACGGACCTCATCCGTGGACTGGTGTCCTTCCCCATCCGCGACCCGGCCGCGCTCGAGCAGCGCATCGCGGACATCTACAAGCCGGGCGGCCCCCGCTTCCGCCAGTACATGACGCCCGCCGAGTGGATGGCGAAGCACGCCCCGCCGGAGAAGGACGTCAACATCGTCGTGGACTGGCTGAAGTCCGAGGGCATGCAGGTGCCCTACGTCGCCACCAACCGGCTGCTGGTGCAGTTCGTGGGGACGGTGGGCCAGTTCAACAAGGCGTTCGGCGTGAAGGTGATCATCTTGAGCCGCAAGTCGCCTCAGGGCGGCAATGAGCCGCACGACGTCTACGGCCTCACGGACACCCTCAAGGCCCCCACGTTCGTGCAGCAGCGCATCCACGCCGTCGCCACGCTGGACCTGCCGGCGGAGACGGGCACCCTGCCGGGCGAGTTCGGCCAGCCGTCCACGGAGCCGCCGAATCCCGTCAGCCGGGGCCTCACGCCGCAGCAGGTGGCGCGCGCGTACAACGTGGACTCGCTCTATGAGCAGGGCTACCAGGGCCAGGGCATGAAGCTGGGCGTGGTGATTGGCGCCAGCTTCCGGTGGAAGGACGTGCGCGCCTTCTGGAAGATGTGGGGCATCGAGCGCGAGGACCCCAAGGTCATCCAGACCATGGAGCCGCCCGTCACGCGCTACCGCGAGGGCACGCTCGACGTGGAGTGGGCCGCGGCGATGGCGCCCAAGGCGGAGGTGCACGTCTACATGGGCCCGGACGCGCGCAACACGTCCATGCTCTACACCTACAACGAGGCCATTGCCCGGGGCGAGGTGAGCGTCATCACCACGTCCTTCGCCCACCGCGAGGACTCCGAGCCGAGGGCGGTGCAAGAGGCCTACAGCCACTCCAGCACCATGGCCGCCGCGCTGGGCATCACCGTCGCCGCCGCCAGCGGTGACTCCGCGGGCGTGGACATGCCGGGCAACAGCCCCTACGTCACCGCCGTGGGCGGCACACAGTTGAAGATGAACGGCATGACGGTGACGGGCGAGACGGCCTGGTACTACTCGGGCTCCGGCATCACCCGCACCTTCGCCACGCCGGAGTGGCAGAAGGGCCTCTACCCGATGCCCGCCAAGCGCGCGGTGGTGGACGTCGCGCTCAATGCGGACACCGGCTTCTGGTACACGTGGCTGGGCGTCACCACGCCCAACACCGGCACGTCGTTCTCCTCGCCCATCTTCGCGGGGCTCATCACGGTGGTGAACGGCGCGCGCGCGGAAGCGCAGAAGCCGCGGGTGGGCTGGCTCAACTCGCAGCTCTACACGCTGCCTGAAGTGCAGCAGACGTTCCGCGACATCACCGTGGGCGTCACCGACCGTCAGTACGAAGCCGGGCCGGGCTGGGACATCCCCACCGGCTGGGGCGCACCCAACGCGGAGGGCCTGCTGCGGACCCTGCCCTGA